One stretch of Polyodon spathula isolate WHYD16114869_AA unplaced genomic scaffold, ASM1765450v1 scaffolds_2797, whole genome shotgun sequence DNA includes these proteins:
- the LOC121310900 gene encoding coiled-coil domain-containing protein 171-like, with product MTKECKSKEETIQAQNKEIEEAQQNLSDASNELSELRSECADREALIGKAEMEVQNMRHHWETEKMRAMEAENEIQKLTQVHQKDSE from the exons ATGACTAAAGAATGTAAATCGAAAGAAGAAACAATCCAAGCACAGAACAAAGAAATTGAG GAAGCACAACAGAACCTTTCTGATGCCAGCAATGAGTTAAGTGAACTGCGTTCTGAATGCGCAGACAGAGAGGCCCTCATAGGCAAAGCTGAAATGGAGGTGCAGAATATGCGGCACCACTGGGAGACGGAGAAAATGCGTGccatggaagctgaaaatgaaaTCCAGAAGCTTACTCAGGTTCACCAGAAGGATTCAGAG